In Nitrospira sp., a single genomic region encodes these proteins:
- a CDS encoding tetratricopeptide repeat protein, translating into MPNPRIDPLKKVLAMDPNDDVAWFGLGKAYMDDGNFEEAVTALRQCITVKPGYSAAYYALAQSLHKLGRYAECRDIAATGIEISAKNGDAMVTKNLESLKGSLPA; encoded by the coding sequence ATGCCCAACCCCAGAATCGACCCCCTGAAGAAAGTCCTTGCCATGGATCCGAACGATGACGTGGCGTGGTTCGGCTTGGGGAAGGCCTACATGGACGACGGAAATTTCGAGGAAGCCGTGACGGCGTTACGCCAATGCATCACCGTCAAGCCGGGGTACTCGGCCGCCTACTACGCTCTTGCCCAGTCGCTGCATAAATTGGGTCGGTACGCCGAGTGCCGGGACATTGCCGCCACGGGTATCGAGATCTCAGCCAAGAACGGCGATGCGATGGTCACGAAGAACCTTGAGAGCCTCAAGGGTTCCCTGCCTGCCTGA
- a CDS encoding histone deacetylase, whose translation MGRTGLVYHAAYLDHDMGSGHPESPNRLRAIMQQLEHGGTAARLFKIEPRKAEHEWVTQIHDSRYVAALEGRAPASGRVALDPDTSMSPGSLEAAYLAAGGVLAAADAILAGRVDHVFCAVRPPGHHAERDRAMGFCLFNNVAIAARYVQKRHGLTRILIVDWDVHHGNGTQHSFEEDPTVLFFSTHQYPHYPGTGRATERGTGAGEGFTVNVPMEQGEGDEAYRDVFLKSLVPAANAFRPEFVIISAGFDAHREDPLAGMELTETGYAELTGIVADIAKRYAKGRILSCLEGGYHLPALAASVETHVRALLDA comes from the coding sequence ATGGGCAGGACAGGGCTTGTCTATCATGCCGCCTATCTCGATCACGACATGGGGTCTGGGCATCCCGAGTCGCCCAACCGGCTTCGCGCAATCATGCAACAATTGGAGCATGGCGGGACGGCTGCTCGACTCTTCAAGATCGAACCCAGAAAAGCGGAGCATGAATGGGTGACGCAAATCCACGACAGCCGTTACGTCGCGGCCCTGGAAGGCCGTGCGCCTGCGAGTGGACGAGTGGCGCTCGATCCAGACACGTCGATGTCGCCAGGGTCGCTGGAGGCGGCATACTTAGCAGCGGGCGGGGTGCTGGCGGCGGCTGATGCCATCTTGGCCGGTCGTGTCGACCATGTATTTTGCGCCGTGCGGCCTCCCGGCCATCATGCCGAGCGTGATCGCGCCATGGGGTTTTGCCTGTTCAATAACGTGGCGATCGCGGCGCGATACGTTCAGAAACGTCACGGCCTCACGAGAATTTTGATCGTCGACTGGGACGTGCATCATGGGAACGGGACGCAGCATAGTTTCGAAGAAGACCCGACCGTACTATTTTTCAGTACGCACCAGTATCCGCATTATCCGGGAACCGGACGTGCCACCGAGCGGGGAACGGGAGCCGGAGAAGGCTTTACCGTCAATGTTCCTATGGAGCAGGGCGAAGGGGACGAGGCCTATCGGGACGTATTTCTGAAGTCCCTGGTTCCTGCGGCGAATGCGTTCCGGCCGGAGTTTGTGATCATCTCGGCCGGATTTGATGCACATCGAGAAGATCCCCTGGCCGGTATGGAACTGACCGAAACCGGCTATGCGGAGCTGACCGGCATCGTTGCCGATATTGCCAAGCGGTATGCCAAGGGACGCATCCTGTCTTGCCTGGAGGGAGGCTATCATTTGCCGGCGCTGGCGGCCTCGGTGGAAACCCATGTCCGAGCGCTTCTGGACGCATAA
- a CDS encoding sulfurtransferase: protein MTHPLLIDTETLQSKLGRPRLAIIDVRGKAAYEFGGHIPGAVNSTWHEYSDPNAVAKGLLDPDLPRMQQRIRALGISSDSEVVIYSNPFDNWGDEGRMFWMLEYLGHKNLRILDGGWVKWVDERRPFEHGRVGVQPGTFVIQINKDAAIAKDELRALVKQPHPRVTIVDARSLEEFLGKEVSGIPRPGHIPSAINIAWNGFLNQNATVKELDLIRTSLEERGLYPDQEVVCYCTGGVRSAWLYVVLKLAGFPKVRNYAGSWWEWSRDFACPVEKDFQGLQKVLGIDAPTRPS, encoded by the coding sequence ATGACACATCCGCTACTGATCGATACGGAAACCTTGCAGAGCAAATTGGGCCGTCCGAGGCTCGCCATCATCGATGTCCGAGGGAAGGCGGCATACGAATTCGGCGGCCATATTCCGGGCGCCGTCAATTCGACCTGGCACGAATACAGCGACCCGAACGCTGTGGCGAAAGGACTCCTGGATCCCGATTTGCCCAGGATGCAACAGCGGATCCGAGCACTGGGCATCAGCAGCGACAGCGAGGTCGTCATCTATTCCAATCCCTTCGACAACTGGGGAGATGAAGGGCGCATGTTCTGGATGCTCGAGTATCTTGGGCACAAGAATCTGCGGATCCTGGACGGGGGATGGGTCAAGTGGGTCGATGAGCGTCGCCCCTTTGAGCACGGGCGTGTCGGTGTCCAACCCGGCACCTTCGTCATCCAGATCAACAAGGACGCCGCGATTGCGAAAGACGAGCTCCGGGCGCTGGTGAAGCAGCCCCATCCGCGCGTCACCATCGTAGACGCCAGGAGTCTGGAGGAGTTTCTGGGCAAGGAAGTGTCCGGTATCCCTCGCCCCGGCCATATCCCCTCCGCCATCAATATCGCGTGGAACGGCTTCCTGAATCAGAATGCCACGGTCAAGGAACTCGATCTGATTCGCACGAGCCTGGAGGAGAGGGGCTTGTATCCGGACCAAGAGGTCGTCTGTTATTGCACCGGCGGCGTTCGATCGGCCTGGCTGTACGTGGTGCTCAAATTGGCCGGCTTTCCGAAGGTGCGCAACTATGCCGGATCCTGGTGGGAGTGGAGCCGGGATTTTGCCTGCCCGGTGGAAAAGGATTTTCAAGGCCTTCAGAAGGTTCTAGGGATCGACGCTCCGACCAGGCCGTCTTGA
- the smbP gene encoding small metal-binding protein SmbP yields the protein MMVTIRRGTLLMAAAALLAMPLVAHADNKHVSEAVEHAKEAVAHGKQGHADALTKHAEGALKHAQAAQKDTKNPHLDEGVKHLQEAVEHGKAGHADVATKHAEGAVTHLSEVK from the coding sequence ATGATGGTCACAATCCGACGCGGAACGCTCTTGATGGCAGCTGCGGCACTGCTGGCGATGCCGTTGGTTGCTCACGCAGACAACAAGCATGTCAGTGAAGCCGTCGAACACGCCAAAGAGGCGGTGGCGCATGGCAAGCAGGGGCATGCGGACGCTTTGACGAAGCACGCCGAAGGCGCGCTGAAGCATGCGCAGGCCGCCCAGAAGGACACGAAGAACCCGCACCTGGACGAGGGAGTCAAGCATCTTCAGGAGGCGGTTGAGCATGGAAAGGCCGGACATGCCGACGTGGCCACGAAGCATGCCGAAGGCGCGGTGACGCACCTGTCCGAGGTGAAGTAG